The Oncorhynchus clarkii lewisi isolate Uvic-CL-2024 unplaced genomic scaffold, UVic_Ocla_1.0 unplaced_contig_537_pilon_pilon, whole genome shotgun sequence genome includes a window with the following:
- the LOC139401878 gene encoding vasorin-like, producing MKAFFLPPLTPFLLLLLLRLPGRTLASDCPQDCTCSTPESIFCFQRRSATIPQGVPEPTKNLYLFANGIEALAEEDFVGMESLEMLDLSQNKVTVLPDRVFEPLTSLRNLDLSANQITHLSEESFAGMALLERLYLYSNHIRTIHPAAFHGLEQLLELKLQGNQLTSLPALAMPRLLLLDLRFNTLPSLGSADLQMPNLESLKLAGLGLESLNEDLMASLGNLHELDISGNELGSFPLALRETQGLIYLSLAGNPMGPLKLEDLKNLSELQELDISNLSLQGLPDGFAQLFPHLTKLTVAENPFNCLCTLAWFPGWLRNQGVTLGRTEETRCHFPPLNAGKVLERLEHREFGCPTTTTVTASTVRTSTTMPPPVTTLPSTSPAIPAPGPSEEDNSTGTDSQPPLPDPASPSSSSQDPEVDFLCPSQTCLNGGTCRLDGQGHLECTCPRGFYGTYCENRHHSHPPPDQDHNDNNNYISAATVTADAPDISSRLVTSSSILLDLHRYIKVRPYIRGIRLTYRNLSGPDRRPMQLSVPASYPEYTLRGLRPNSTYTVCASPLGDLSGGDSVCTVAHTAAQQHTATGRQVEDKRLTTMLVPALAILLLLVLIAAAVGMVCYIRRKRAKGHLDLECEPAQLELEGVKAGSNVGGVMPQKQPEPAVVQNGGLEYEVLLIQDHCSPNNNMALSHKPSYF from the coding sequence ATGAAGGCCTTCTTCCTCCCTCCGCTGAcgcccttcctccttctcctcttgcTCCGGCTCCCTGGCAGGACTCTGGCCAGCGACTGTCCCCAGGACTGCACCTGCTCCACCCCAGAATCCATCTTCTGTTTCCAGCGCCGCTCTGCCACCATACCCCAAGGCGTCCCGGAACCCACCAAGAACCTCTACCTCTTTGCCAACGGCATCGAGGCCCTGGCGGAGGAAGACTTTGTGGGCATGGAGAGCCTGGAGATGCTGGATCTGAGTCAGAACAAAGTCACGGTACTGCCTGACCGGGTATTTGAGCCTCTGACTTCCCTGAGGAACTTGGACCTCTCAGCCAACCAGATCACCCATCTGTCAGAGGAGAGCTTTGCGGGCATGGCCCTACTGGAGAGGCTGTACCTCTACAGCAACCACATCCGGACTATACACCCTGCCGCCTTCCACGGCCTGGAGCAGCTGCTGGAGCTCAAGCTGCAGGGAAACCAGCTCACCTCGCTCCCCGCCCTAGCCATGCCCAGACTGCTGCTGCTGGACCTCCGCTTCAACACCCTCCCATCCCTGGGGTCAGCCGACCTCCAGATGCCCAACCTGGAGTCTCTGAAGCTGGCCGGCCTGGGCCTCGAAAGCCTGAACGAGGACCTGATGGCCAGCCTGGGGAACCTCCACGAACTGGACATCTCTGGCAACGAGCTGGGCTCCTTCCCCCTGGCGCTGAGGGAGACCCAGGGCCTGATCTACCTGAGCCTGGCCGGGAACCCCATGGGCCCACTGAAGCTGGAGGACCTGAAGAACCTGAGCGAGCTCCAGGAGTTGGACATCAGCAACCTGAGTCTGCAGGGCTTGCCTGACGGGTTCGCACAGCTTTTCCCTCACCTGACTAAGCTGACAGTGGCCGAGAACCCTTTCAACTGCCTGTGCACCCTGGCCTGGTTTCCCGGGTGGCTCAGGAACCAGGGGGTGACTCTGGGCAGGACGGAGGAGACCCGCTGCCACTTCCCTCCCCTCAACGCTGGGAAGGTGCTGGAGAGGTTGGAGCACAGGGAGtttggctgccccaccaccactactgtcACCGCTAGCACAGTCAGAACCAGCACCACCATGCCCCCCCCAGTCACCACCCTGCCTAGCACCTCCCCAGCCATCCCTGCACCCGGGCCCAGTGAGGAGGACAACTCAACTGGGACAGACAGCCAGCCCCCGCTCCCTGACCCTGCctctcccagcagcagcagccaagACCCAGAGGTGGACTTCTTATGCCCCTCCCAGACCTGCTTGAATGGGGGCACCTGTCGGCTGGACGGGCAAGGCCATCTGGAGTGCACCTGCCCTCGTGGCTTCTACGGCACCTATTGCGAGAACCGCCACCACTCCCACCCCCCTCCCGATCAGGaccacaatgacaacaacaaTTACATTTCCGCGGCAACTGTCACCGCCGATGCCCCCGACATCAGCTCGCGCCTGGTGACCAGCTCCTCCATCCTGCTGGACCTGCACCGCTACATCAAGGTCCGGCCCTACATCCGCGGCATCCGTCTAACATACCGCAACCTGTCGGGGCCCGACCGGCGTCCCATGCAGCTCAGCGTGCCCGCTTCCTACCCGGAGTACACCCTGAGGGGGCTGCGGCCCAACTCCACCTACACAGTGTGCGCCAGCCCGCTGGGCGACCTCAGCGGTGGGGACAGCGTCTGCACGGTGGCCCACACAGCGGCCCAGCAGCACACTGCCACAGGGAGGCAGGTGGAGGACAAGAGGCTGACCACCATGCTGGTGCCGGCTCTGGCCATACTGCTGCTCCTAGTCCTGATTGCAGCCGCCGTGGGGATGGTGTGCTACATAAGGAGGAAACGGGCCAAGGGCCACCTGGATCTGGAGTGTGAGCCAGCCCAGCTGGAGCTGGAGGGAGTCAAGGCTGGTTCCAACGTTGGAGGGGTGATGCCCCAAAAGCAGCCGGAGCCGGCTGTGGTTCAAAATGGCGGCCTGGAGTACGAGGTGCTGCTAATACAGGATCATTGCTCGCCGAACAACAACATGGCTCTCTCTCATAAGCCCTCTTATTTCTGA